A window of the Zeugodacus cucurbitae isolate PBARC_wt_2022May chromosome 4, idZeuCucr1.2, whole genome shotgun sequence genome harbors these coding sequences:
- the LOC105212559 gene encoding drebrin-like protein: protein MKFTLAPCLLLATAAALASALPHQRLQRDVSELAAAQQPAYNYLPPEPKLALSEETTTTTEAIIAETEAPIAAAEPEPEAAPESAVLGADGYEYRTVRRLKYRQRVRRDVSHLSPSYLPPSPSYLPPKADDTEVVSTAAPKVAPVYLPPTAEEMSTEAPIVVEEVETEAPAAPEEEVQQEQEEPVEPEVRSQDGEEEMPQDSAVLMDDGYHYKQPAEEMPLPKAVESEYLPPLEQGQTEAEGPEESAVLAKDGYHYRAIKRLRL from the exons ATG AAATTCACTTTGGCACCTTGTTTATTGTTGGCCACAGCCGCAGCACTAGCCTCGGCTTTACCGCACCAGCGTTTGCAGCGCGACGTCTCCGAGTTGGCAGCAGCACAACAACCGGCCTACAATTATCTACCACCTGAGCCCAAATTGGCACTGTCCGAAGAGACCACCACCACAACTGAGGCTATCATTGCTGAGACGGAAGCGCCCATCGCCGCTGCCGAGCCAGAACCCGAAGCGGCACCAGAAAGCGCTGTGCTCGGTGCCGACGGTTATGAATACCGCACCGTACGCCGTCTTAAGTACCGCCAACGCGTACGCCGTGACGTCTCGCACTTGTCGCCAAGCTATTTGCCACCAAGCCCATCATATCTGCCACCCAAAGCCGATGATACGGAAGTAGTGAGCACAGCCGCACCGAAAGTGGCGCCTGTCTACTTGCCCCCCACCGCTGAAGAAATGAGCACTGAAGCGCCAATAGTTGTGGAAGAAGTCGAGACCGAAGCACCAGCAGCACCAGAAGAAGAAgtacaacaagaacaagaagAACCCGTCGAACCAGAAGTGCGTTCACAAGACGGAGAAGAGGAAATGCCACAAGATAGCGCTGTTTTAATGGATGATGGCTACCATTACAAACAACCCGCTGAGGAGATGCCCTTGCCGAAGGCAGTCGAAAGCGAATACTTGCCACCACTGGAACAAGGCCAAACTGAGGCTGAGGGTCCCGAGGAGTCGGCTGTATTGGCAAAGGATGGTTACCACTATCGCGCTATCAAGCGTTTAAGATTGTAA